The genomic interval GGTCTGCTGCCCGCGGACCAACAGGCGGCCGACGACGCGGCGTTCCTGGTGGCCCGGCTGCACGCGCTGCCGGCCGACCGGATGGCCGCCTGGTCCCTGCCCGACGACCCGAAGGCGGCGAGCCAGGCCCGTCGGCATGTGCGAGAACAGCTCGCGGCCTGGAACCTGGACGACCTGTCCCCCACCACGGAACTCCTGGTCAGCGAACTGGTGGGCAATGTCGTCCGGCACGCCCGCGGCCCCGTCCGGCTGCGCCTGCTGCACACCACCGAGCTGATCTGCGAGGTCTACGACGGCAGCCAGACCATGCCCCGGATCCGCCACGCCGCGGACACCGACGAGGGCGGCCGGGGACTCCAGCTCATCTCGGCCCTCTCCTCCCGCTGGGGCGCCCGTTACACCCCCACGGGCAAGTGCATCTGGACGGAACAGTCCCTGCGGGGCGCGGCCGAGCCGGCGGACGTGCTGTTCCTGAACCCCGCGGCCTTCGACGAGGACTGGGAGGCGTTGCTGTGAGGGCGCGCCCGTTCGGCCCAGCTCCACGGGCCGGATGCCGGGCGCGTCCCTAGATTCGCGGTGACGGCTGTTCCGGCCCCGCCCGAAAGGCACACGACCCATGGCAATACGCATCACGCTCACCGGCGCCGCGCTGGCCGTCCTGGCCACCGCCGGACCGCTGACCGGCGTCGCCCACGCTCAAGGCGACCTGGACTGCGCCGACTTCCGCTTCCAGGAGGACGCGCAGGCGGAGTTCGACCTCGACCGCAGCGACCCCGACCGGCTCGACGAGGACCAGGGTCCCGACGACGGCATCGCCTGTGAGGCGCTCCCCCGAAGAGACACCGCCGCCGTGAGCGTCGCCACGCCACCCGCCACACCGCTCTTCACGCCACTCACCACGCCGCTTCCGACGCTCGGTGTCCAGGGCGGGTCCGGAGGCAGCGTCGGCCCCGCGGGTTTCGAGCGCGCTGTCGGGGTGGCACTGGCCGTCGGCGGAGTCGGCCTCGCAGGCGCGTACGTGGTGCGGCGGCGTCGTGCCGCGAACCCGCACCCCCGCCTCAAGGATCGATGAGCCCCGCCCGTATCGCGTACCGGGTCAGCTCAAGACGGTCCCGCATCCCCAGCTTGTGCAGCAGGTTCGCCCGGTGCCGCTCGACGGTCTTCGCACTGATGAACAGCAGCTCGCCGATCTCCTTCGTGGTGTGACCCTCGGCGACCAGCTTGAGGATCTCCTCCTCGCGTTCGGTGACGGCCCGCCTGGGCAGGTCGTCACCGCGGTGCAGCCGGTCGAGGTAGGACCGCACGAGGGCCCGCTCGGCCCCGGGGTAGACGAAGGACTCGTCGCGTACGGCGGCCCGGCACGCCTCGACGAGATCACGGTCGGCGACGGACTTGAGCACGTATCCGCTGGCCCCGGCCTTGAGCGCCTCGAAGAAGTACTGCTCGTTGTCGTACATCGTCAGGATCAGGATCCGCAGCTCCGGCAGCCGTCGGGACAGCTCACGGGCCGCCTGCAGTCCCGTCATCCGGGGCATCGCGATGTCCAGTACGGCCAGATCGACCTCACGCGCGCGTGCCAGCTCGACCGCCTCGGCGCCGTCCCCCGCCTCGGCCACGACCGTGAGGTCCGGCTCCCCCTCGAGAATCAGCCGCACCCCGCGCCGTACGAGAGTGTGGTCGTCGGCGAGCAGCACCCGGGTCGGGTCCGTCATCAGCGCACCCCCGCCTGGAGCGGTATCCGCAACCGCACGTCCGTCCCCCGCCCGGGACCGCCCTGCACCGAGAACACCGCCCCGACCAGCAGCGCCCGCTCCCGCATCCCCTGGATCCCGGCCCCGTCGGGCACCCCGCCCAGCCCCTTGCCGTTGTCCCGCACGAGGAGTTCGACTCCCCCCGCGACCGGCTGGAGCCGGACTTCGGCACGGTCGGCGGCAGAGTGCCGCGCGGTGTTCGTGAGCCCCTCCTGGGCCACCCGGTAGACCACCAGTTCCGACTCCTCGGTCAGCCGGGGCAGATCACCGCCGACGTGATGGCGCACGGTCAGCCCGTGCGTCGTGAACTCGGCCGCGAGAGACCGCAAGGCGCTCGACAGCCCGAGCTCCTCCAGCACCCCGGGCCGCAGCCGCCGCGCGATCCGACGGATCTCGTCGAGTCCGGCCCGGGTGGCCTCCTGCGCCTGCCCCACGTCCTCCCGCAGCTCCTCCGGCGCCCGGTCGGCGACCCTCTTGAGCTGCAACAGCACGGCGGTCAGCGTCTGCCCGACCTCGTCATGGAGCTCGCGGGCGATGCGATGGCGCTCGCGCTCCTGCGCGGAGAGCGCGTGGGCCGCGCCGGTCGCCCGCTCGGCCTCCAGCCGGTCGAGCATGGTGTTGTACGTCGTGATCAGCGCGGCCGTCTCGGAAGGACCGGAGACGGGGGCACGCACTCCGGGACGGAGCAGATCGGCGGCGGCCATGGCCCGGCCCAGCCGCTGGAGCGGGACGAGCCCCACCCGCAGCACGAGGGCGTTGGCGACCAGCAACAGGGCGAGCCCCCCGAGGACGACCACGGCCTCCCCCTGCCGGACCGGCGTCGACACGGTGACCGGCCCCAGCAGCAGCGCGGCGGCGACGACGAGGCCCGCGGCGTTGAGCGAGAAGATCCGCCAGAACAGCGACACGGCCCTGCCCTCACTCCTCTCGTACGACGCCCGAGGCCAAAGTCTCGCCGGGGCCCGCCGCTCGCGGATATCCGTCACGTCACCCATGTCGCCACCGTACGGGGGCCTGGCAGCATGCGAACCCGGCACTCGCGATCACTCGAACCACAAGGGGAAGAAACGTGTCTGCTCCACGCCTGAGGGCGACGCCGCTGCCGGGAATCGGGGTCCAGTACGACCTCATGACCCGCGAGGACCGCCATCTCTCCGTGGTGGCGCACCGCGACGGTGCCCGCACGGTGAGCGTGTACCGGGCCGACGACCCCGACTCCTGCGCCCAGTCGCTGCGCCTGACCGGTTCCGAGGCCGACGCCCTGATCGACGCGCTGAAGCCCTCCCACCACAGCGCGAGCCTCCTCTACACCTCCGACCTGGGCCTGGTGGCCGAGCGCGTCGAGGTGGCGGCCGGCTCCCGCTGGAACGGCCGGGTCCTGGGCGACACGAAAATGCGCACCGACACGGGAGCCTCGGTCGTGGCGGCCCTGCGCCGCGCGGAGGCGATCCCCTCCCCCGCACCGGACTTCCGCCTGGCGGGCGGCGACATCCTCATCGTCGTGGGCACCCGCGAGGGCGTGGACTCCGCCGCCGCGATCCTGGGGCGGGAGTAGGAACCATGCACTCCGCGGTCCTCCTGATCGAGTTCGGCTCGATCATCCTCGGCCTGGGCCTCCTCGGCCGTTTCGCCGCCCGCTTCCGTCTCTCCCCCATCCCCCTCTACCTCCTGGCCGGCCTGGCCTTCGGCGAGGGCGGTCTGCTCCCCCTGGGCGCCAGCGAGGAGTTCGTCTCGATAGGAGCGGAGATAGGAGTGATCCTCCTTCTCCTCATGCTCGGCCTCGAATACACGGCCGGCGACCTCGTCACCAACCTCAAGGCCCATTACCCCTCCGGCCTGGTCGACGGCGCCCTCAACGCCCTCCCGGGAGCGGCGGCCGCACTCCTCCTCGGCTGGGGCCCGGTGGCGGCGGTGGTCCTGGCGGGCGTCACCTGGATCTCCTCCTCGGGCGTCATAGCGAAGGTCCTGGGCGACCTGGGCCGAGTCGGCAACCGGGAAACCCCCGTGATCCTCAGCGTCCTGGTCCTGGAGGACCTGGCGATGGCGGTGTACCTGCCCATAGTCACCGCCCTTGTCGCCGGAGCGGGCCTGCTGGCCGGAAGCCTGACCCTGGCGATCGCCCTGGGAGCGGCCGGCCTGGTCCTGTTCACAGCGGTGCGCTACGGCCGCCTGATCTCCCGCTTCGTCTCGAGCGACGACCCGGAGAAGCTCCTCCTGGTCGTCCTCGGCCTGACGATCCTGGTCGCAGGCGTGGCCCAGCAACTCCAGGTCTCGGCAGCGGTGGGCGCGTTCCTCGTGGGCATAGCCCTCTCGGGAGAGGTGGCCGAGGGCGCCCACACCCTCCTGAGCCCCCTGCGCGACCTCTTCGCCGCGGTCTTCTTCGTCTTCTTCGGCCTCCACACGGACCCGGCGAGCATCCCCCCGGTCCTGCTCCCCGCCCTCGCCCTGGCCCTGGTCACCGCAGCCACAAAGATCGCCACGGGCTACTGGGCGGCCCGCCGAGCCGGCATCTCCCCCAAGGGCCGCTGGCGCACGGGCGGCGCACTGGTCGCCCGCGGCGAGTTCTCGATCGTCATAGCGGGCCTGGCGGTCTCGGCCGGCACAGAACCCTCCCTGGGCCCCCTGGCCACCGCCTACGTCCTCATCCTGGTCATCCTCGGCCCCCTCACGGCCCGCTACACCGAGCCCCTGGCAACGAGACTGACAACCCCCCGAGCCAACACCCCGACGCCACGTCGAGTGACGGAGCCGGTGAGCCGGGACAGCGCGTAGGCGCCCATCGTTGTGGAGCGGCTGCGGGCTGGTGGGGGCTGGTCGCGCAGTTCCCCGCGGTTCCGCTGCGCTGGGCTTGGGCGGGGCGCCTATGGGGGTGCCGGGTTCGGTTGTGAGGCGACTGCGGGCCGGCGGGGGCTGGTCGCGCAGTTCCCCTCGCCCCTAGGTGGGTGCAGTCACCCGCGCCACGACGAACCGTTCGCCGGACCGCGCGCCCCGGCGGGCCGGTGGCCGCGTACGGCGGGAAGGGGACGGGGTGGGGGGTGTCCGCCCGCAGCGGCCGGCGTCCGTCACAGAGCACTACTCAAAGGGACCGAGCCGCCGGACCGAGGACGGACACCCCCCACCCCGGCCCCGACCCACAACACACGCACGCGCTACACAAGCCCCCACCGAACCCACAGCTGCGCCGCAGGCACCCAGGGGCGCGGGGAACTGCGCAACAAACACCCGCCCCCACCGAACCCGCACCCGAACAAGACCCCGCCCAACCGCCAGAGGCACACGCTGGCCAACCCCCCACCCCCCTGGCAGGATCACCCGCATGCCCAAGCCGTTCCCCCACCTCAGCCGCCGCCAGGCGCTCCAGACCGCGGCCGCCACCCTCGTGGCCCTCGGCCTGCTCCTGTGGTGGCTGCTTCCGCTGGGCGAGGACCCCCCGGCCGGCACGATCACCTTCAGCACGGGCACGAGGCAAGGCGTCTACCAGAAGTACGGCGGACTCCTCCGCAAGGAGATCCACAAGGACATGCCCGACCTGAAGGTGAAGCTGGAGACCAGCGCGGGCTCCCAGGAGAACGTCAGACTCGTGGCGACCGGAAAGTCCGACTTCGCCATCGCCGCGGCCGACGCGGTGGAGACCTACCAGCAGAACGGCGACCCCGGCGCCGACCAGCTCCGCGGCGTGGCCCGCCTCTACGACGACTACGTCCAGCTCGTCGTCCCCGCCGACTCGGACATCCACACCATCGCCGACCTGAAGGGCAAGCGCGTCTCCATCGGCGTCTCCAACTCCGGCGTACGACTGATAGCGGAGCGAGTGCTCGACGCCGCCGGCATCGACCCGGCCAAGGACATCCAGCCGAGGGCCGAGGGCATCGACACCGGCCCCAAGCTCCTCGGCCACGGCCTGGACGCGTTCTTCTGGTCCGGCGGCCTGCCCACCGACGGTCTGAAGCAACTGGCCGAACGGTCCGCGTTCCGCTTCGTCCCGATCGAACCCTCCCTCGTGGCGAAGCTGCACGCCGAGGGCGAGCCCACCCGCTACTACCGGGCCACCAACATGCCGGCGTCGGCGTACCCGTCCGTCCAGAACAACAAAACCGTCCCGACGATGGCCGTCTCCAACCTGCTGATCACCCGCAAGGACATGGACCCCGAGCTCACCGAGTGGCTCACCCGGACCGTGATCAAGAGCAGGGACGGCATCGGCCGGGACGTCCACTCCGCGCAGTTGGTGGACGTACGCACGGCGATCTACACCGACCCGGTCCCCCTCCACGAGGGCGCTCGCCGCTATTACCGCTCGGTCAAGCCGTAGGGCGGCTGCGGGGCACGGACACGGTGACCACCAGCCCGTGCGGCTCGTGGTGACCGTACGAGATCGCCCCGCCCCCCGCGGCCAGGAGCGCCCGCGAGATGGACAGTCCGAGACCGGACCCCTTGACGTTCTGATGCTGCCCGCTGCGCCAGAACCGGTCGCCGACGCGCGCGAGTTCCTCGTCGGTGAGCCCGGGTCCGCGGTCGGCGACGACGATCGTGGAGGTGTCCCCGTCCGCGGCGACCGTGACCTCGACGGTCTCGTCCTGCGGCGTGAACTTGAGCGCGTTGTCGATGACCGCGTCGAGGGCACTGGAGAGGGTGACGGAGTCGGCCCAGGCGGTGGTGGGCGGGCAACTCCCCACCAGCCGCACTCCCTTGGCCTCGGCGGTGGGCGTCCAGGCGGCGACCCGTTCGGCGGCGAGTTCGCCGATGTCGGTGATCCTCAGGTCCGCCTCGGTGTGCTCGGCGAGCGCGAGGTCGAGGAGGCCGTCGAGGACCTGGGCGAGGCGTTTGCCCTCCGTCTGCACGGAGGCGATCTCGGCGTTGCCCTTGGGAAGTTCGAAGGCGAGCAGCTCGATGCGCAGCAGCAGCGCGGCGAGCGGATTCCTCAACTGGTGCGAGGCATCGGCGACGAAGGCCCGCTGCTGCTCCAACACGTCCTCGACGTTGTCCACCATTTCATTGAACGACCGCGCCAGACGCCTGAGTTCGGGCGGCCCGCCGGCCACCGCCACCCGGGACTTGAGCCGCCCGGTGGCGATGTCGTGGGTGGTGGCGTCGAGGACCCGTACGGGCCTGAGCACCCAGCCGGTCAGCCGCAGGGCGGCGCCGACGGCCAGCAGCATGGCGGCGAGTTCACCCGCGAAGATGACCAGCCAGCCCTGCAGGATCCGTGAACGCATCGGTCCGGTGGGCGAGTCGGTGACGACGACCGCGATGACGTCGCCGTCCCGGATCACCGGCGAGGCGACGACCAGGCGGCCCCGCTGCCAGGGCCAGACCTGCTTGGGGTCCTGGCTGCGGCGGCTGAGCAGGGCCTCGCCGAACGCGTCGCGCACCTCGCCCGTCCGGGGGAGGAACCACCCGCGCGGCGCCGTGGCCATGGGTACGTCGCCGTCGTAGAAGACACCGACGCGGATGCCGTAGACCCTGTAGTAGCTGGTGAGTTCGCTCTCCAGGGTCTCCAGGCGCTCGTCGGAGGCGTCGGTGACGAACTGGGCGAGCGCGGCGAAGTGCGCGGTGTCGTCGATCCGGTCGACGACGACCTTCTGCTGCTGCGCGGAGGCCACCCCGATGGCGAGCGGCACGCCCAGGGCCAGCAGCACGGCGGCCATGAGGACGATGAGCAGCGGAAGAAGACGTGTACGCACGACCCCGCCTACGCCCCGCCCCGAAGCCGCGAGCTCCGACGCACACCGCTGAGCGCACCCCGGCGCGGCCGGACACCTGCACCCGAGACACCCGGGGCCCCCGCATCAAGCGGCTCACGGCCACCACCGCACACGCGGGCACCCCCACCGCCGCACTCACCCGCGCCCACAGTCACCGTCCCTCACACGACCCACGTTCCTCCCCCGAGCCTCGCACAGCTCTTGGCTGCACGGTTTCATCCGTAGGCTCCGCCGCAGACGTGGGCCCCACGCCACGAGCCATCACCGCAGGTCTGCGCCCCCACTTTCACGCCGGCCCTCCACACCGTCCCGTCGGCGCAGCCCCACCGAAGCCCGACCGAAGCCGCTCAGCCCCACTGAGCCCCACTGAGCCCCGCTGAGCCCCCTCACACCCCCGGCGCCACCAACCGGTACCCGACCCCCCGCACCGTCTCGATCAGCGCCGGCATCCGCAACTTCGCGCGCAGGGACGCCACATGCACCTCCAGCGTGCGGCCGGTGCCTTCCCAGCTGGTGCGCCAGACCTCGCTGATGATCTGCTCGCGCCGGAAGACCACACCGGGTCGCTGGGCGAGCAGCGCGAGGAGGTCGAACTCCTTGCGGGTGAGCTGGACGACCGTGCCGTCCACGGTGACCTGACGCGTCGGCAGTTCGATGCGCACGGCGCCGAGAACCAGCCCGGTGTCCCCGCCGCCGGGCGCGTCCTCATGGGCGGTGCGCCGGCTCACGGCGTGGATGCGGGCGAGGAGCTCCCCCGTGTCGTACGGCTTGACCACATAGTCGTCGGCACCGAGGTTCAGCCCGTGGATGCGGGAGCGTACGTCGGACCGCGCGGTGACCATGATCACCGGCGTGCTGGTGCGCTTGCGGATCTTGCCGCACACCTCGTAGCCGTCCTGGTCGGGCAGCCCGAGGTCCAGGAGCACGACCCCGAAGCCGTCGCTCTCCGGGACCAGCGCCTGGAGTGCCTCCTCGCCGCTGCGCGCGTGCGTGACGTCGAAACCGTGCCGGGCGAGCACCGCGGACAGCGCGGCGGCCACGTGGTTGTCGTCCTCGACGAGGAGAAGTCTCACCCCGGCCCCCTTTGGTCCATCGGACGTACTATCCGAATATGCAATGAACAGGTACAACTGTGCGTACACACGCGCGTGTGCGCCTCGTGCAGTCATGCTGATGGATGAGGACGGCGTCAAGAGCGTTCCGGTTGCGCCGCGCTTCCGTTATCCGGCCGATACGCGCACCGGATGCACACTGGTCGTAAGTGCTACGACACGTGTCCGATTGCTATCGGATCGTGATGCTCAGATTCCCCTCAAGACTAATGACGCTGGTCGCGTGGGGTCACTACTGTCCTCCGAAACCGAGGAGGACGGAGCCAGAGAGCGATGACCGAAGTATCGGTGGCCAAGGAAGATGTGGCCGCGACCGGCGAACTGGTCGTCCTGAAGAGCGTCAACAAGCACTTCGGCGCGTTGCACGTACTCCAGGACATCGACCTGACGATCGCCCGCGGCGAGGTCGTCGTGGTCATCGGACCCTCCGGGTCCGGGAAGTCCACCCTGTGCCGCACCATCAACCGCCTGGAGACGATCGACACGGGTTCGATCGCCATCGACGGCAAGCCGCTGCCCCAGGAGGGCAAGGAACTGGCCCGGCTGCGCGCCGACGTCGGCATGGTCTTCCAGTCCTTCAACCTCTTCGCGCACAAGACCGTGCTCGAGAACGTGATGCTGGGGCAGATCAAGGTCCGCAAGGCCGACAAGAAGCAGGCCGAGGAGAAGGCGCGCGCCCTGCTCGACCGGGTCGGTGTCGCCACGCAGGCGGACAAGTACCCCGCCCAGCTGTCCGGCGGTCAGCAGCAGCGTGTCGCCATCGCCCGGGCCCTGGCGATGGACCCCAAGGTCATGCTCTTCGACGAGCCCACGTCGGCGCTCGACCCCGAGATGATCAACGAGGTGCTGGAGGTCATGCAGCAGCTCGCCCGCGACGGCATGACAATGATCGTTGTCACGCACGAAATGGGTTTCGCACGATCGGCCGCAAACCGCGTGGTGTTCATGGCGGACGGACGGATCGTCGAGGAGGCTGCGCCCGACCAGTTCTTCAGCAATCCGCGCAGCGACCGCGCCAAGGACTTCCTGTCGAAGATCCTTCACCACTGACGCGTCACACCACTGACGCGTCACACCACTGACGTGTCGCACCGCTGACGTGCCACCCGGATCGACCACCGACGGCTCTCTTTCACCACCCAAAGGATGTTCACCATGAAGCTCCGCAAGGTCACCGCCGCCTCGGCCGCCGTCCTCGCCCTCGCCCTCTCCGCGACCGCCTGCGGCGGCGACAGCAAGGACGAGGGCTCCGGCTCGGGCTCCGGCGGTGGCGGCAAGATCAAGATCGGTATCAAGTACGACCAGCCCGGTCTCGGCCTCAAGGAGCCCGACGGCTCCTTCTCCGGCTTCGACGTGGACGTGGCGACCTACGTGGCCAAGCAGCTCGGCTACAAGCCCGACCAGATCGAGTTCGTCGAGACCAAGAGCGCCGACCGTGAGAACGCGCTCGCCCGTGGCGACGTGAAGATCATCGCGGCCACCTACTCGATCAACGACGAGCGCAAGAAGAAGGTCGACTTCGCCGGCCCGTACCTGCTGGCCCACCAGGACCTGCTGGTCAAGAAGGACTCCAAGATCAGCCAGGCCACGGACCTCAACGGCGAGAAGCTGTGTTCCGTGACCGGCTCCACCTCGGCGCAGAACGTCCACGACGACTTCGCCCCGAAGGCCCAGCTCAAGCAGTACGGCGGCTACTCGGAGTGCATCGCCGGCCTGCAGAGCGGCGCCGTGGACGCGGTGACCACGGACGACTCGATCCTCGCGGGCTTCGCGGCCCAGGACAAGTACAAGGGCCAGTTCAAGCTCGCCGGCCTCAAGCTGAGCAACGAGAACTACGGCATCGGCGTGAAGAAGGGCGACACCGCGACCCTGAACAAGGTCAACGCCGCCCTGGAGAAGATGGTCAGCGACGGCTCCTGGCAGAAGGCTGTCGACAAGAACTTCGGCCCGGCCGGCTACAAGAACGAGCCCGCCCCGAAGGTCGGCGTCATCGTCAAGTAACGCGAGGACCCACCGGCGCGCCGCCGCCCGCCGCGATCAGGGCGGCGGCGCGCCGCGCCCGTCCACGTACGCCACACACACGCCACACACCCGGAAGCGCGGGAGATCGTGTTCGACTTTCTAGAAGGTTACGACGTCCTCGGGGCGTTCTGGATGACGGTGAAACTCACCGCCCTGTCCGCCGTCGGCTCCCTGATCTGGGGCACCGTGCTGGCCGCGATGCGGGTCAGCCCAGTCCCGTTGATGCGCGGCTTCGGCACCGCCTACGTCAACATCGTCCGGAACATCCCCCTGACGGTCATCATCGTCTTCACCTCGCTCGGCCTCGCCGACATCTTCGGTGTGACGATGGGCGCGGCGGACAACTTCGACGTCCAGGGCTTCCGGCTGGCGGTGCTCGGTTTCATCGTCTACACCGCGGCGTTCGTCTGCGAGGCCATCCGTTCCGGCATCAACACGGTGCCGCTCGGCCAGGCCGAGGCGGCCCGCGCGATCGGGCTGAACTTCAGCCAGACCCTGCGTCTCATCGTGCTCCCGCAGGCTTTCCGCGCGGTCATCAACCCGCTGGCAAACGTGCTGATCGCGCTGACCAAGAACACCACCGTGGCGGCCGCGATCGGTGTGGCCGAAGCCGCCCTCCTGATGAAGAAGATGATCGAGAACGAGGCCCAGACGCTCGCCATCGGCGCGGTCTTCGCACTGGGCTTCGTGGTACTGACCCTGCCGACCGGCCTCCTCCTCGGCTGGCTCGCCAAGCGACTGGCGGTGAAGCGATGAGCTCGGTCCTCTACGACACTCCGGGACCCCGCGCCAAACGGCGCAACGTCCTCCTGTCGGTCGTCTTCACCCTTCTCCTCGCCCTCCTCCTGTGGTGGGTGTGGCAGAAGATGGACGACAAGAACCAGCTGGAGTGGAACCTCTGGGAGCCCTTCACCACCGGTGAGGCCTGGACGACCTACCTCCTGCCCGGCCTCGGCAACACCCTCAAGGCCGCGGCGATCTCCATGGTGATCGCCCTCCCGCTGGGTGCGGTCTTCGGCATCGCCCGGATGTCCGACCACGCCTGGGTGCGGGGCGTGGCCGGCACGGTGGTCGAGTTCTTCCGGGCCATCCCGGTGCTGCTGCTGATGCTGTTCGCAAACGAGTTCTACGTCCGCTCATCGGACATCTCCAGCGAGCAGCGCCCGCTGTACGCCGTGGTCACCGGCCTGGTGCTCTACAACGCCTCGGTGCTCGCTGAAATCGTCCGGGCCGGCATCCTCTCGCTGCCCCGGGGCCAGACGGAGGCGGCGTACGCGGTCGGACTGCGCAAGGGCCAGACGATGACCAGCATCCTGCTCCCGCAGGCGGTCACCGCGATGCTGCCGGCCATCGTCAGCCAGCTGGTCGTCATCGTGAAGGACACCGCGCTGGGCGGCGTG from Streptomyces sp. CC0208 carries:
- a CDS encoding response regulator transcription factor; translation: MTDPTRVLLADDHTLVRRGVRLILEGEPDLTVVAEAGDGAEAVELARAREVDLAVLDIAMPRMTGLQAARELSRRLPELRILILTMYDNEQYFFEALKAGASGYVLKSVADRDLVEACRAAVRDESFVYPGAERALVRSYLDRLHRGDDLPRRAVTEREEEILKLVAEGHTTKEIGELLFISAKTVERHRANLLHKLGMRDRLELTRYAIRAGLIDP
- a CDS encoding HAMP domain-containing sensor histidine kinase gives rise to the protein MSLFWRIFSLNAAGLVVAAALLLGPVTVSTPVRQGEAVVVLGGLALLLVANALVLRVGLVPLQRLGRAMAAADLLRPGVRAPVSGPSETAALITTYNTMLDRLEAERATGAAHALSAQERERHRIARELHDEVGQTLTAVLLQLKRVADRAPEELREDVGQAQEATRAGLDEIRRIARRLRPGVLEELGLSSALRSLAAEFTTHGLTVRHHVGGDLPRLTEESELVVYRVAQEGLTNTARHSAADRAEVRLQPVAGGVELLVRDNGKGLGGVPDGAGIQGMRERALLVGAVFSVQGGPGRGTDVRLRIPLQAGVR
- a CDS encoding TrkA C-terminal domain-containing protein; amino-acid sequence: MSAPRLRATPLPGIGVQYDLMTREDRHLSVVAHRDGARTVSVYRADDPDSCAQSLRLTGSEADALIDALKPSHHSASLLYTSDLGLVAERVEVAAGSRWNGRVLGDTKMRTDTGASVVAALRRAEAIPSPAPDFRLAGGDILIVVGTREGVDSAAAILGRE
- a CDS encoding cation:proton antiporter, which codes for MHSAVLLIEFGSIILGLGLLGRFAARFRLSPIPLYLLAGLAFGEGGLLPLGASEEFVSIGAEIGVILLLLMLGLEYTAGDLVTNLKAHYPSGLVDGALNALPGAAAALLLGWGPVAAVVLAGVTWISSSGVIAKVLGDLGRVGNRETPVILSVLVLEDLAMAVYLPIVTALVAGAGLLAGSLTLAIALGAAGLVLFTAVRYGRLISRFVSSDDPEKLLLVVLGLTILVAGVAQQLQVSAAVGAFLVGIALSGEVAEGAHTLLSPLRDLFAAVFFVFFGLHTDPASIPPVLLPALALALVTAATKIATGYWAARRAGISPKGRWRTGGALVARGEFSIVIAGLAVSAGTEPSLGPLATAYVLILVILGPLTARYTEPLATRLTTPRANTPTPRRVTEPVSRDSA
- a CDS encoding TAXI family TRAP transporter solute-binding subunit; translation: MPKPFPHLSRRQALQTAAATLVALGLLLWWLLPLGEDPPAGTITFSTGTRQGVYQKYGGLLRKEIHKDMPDLKVKLETSAGSQENVRLVATGKSDFAIAAADAVETYQQNGDPGADQLRGVARLYDDYVQLVVPADSDIHTIADLKGKRVSIGVSNSGVRLIAERVLDAAGIDPAKDIQPRAEGIDTGPKLLGHGLDAFFWSGGLPTDGLKQLAERSAFRFVPIEPSLVAKLHAEGEPTRYYRATNMPASAYPSVQNNKTVPTMAVSNLLITRKDMDPELTEWLTRTVIKSRDGIGRDVHSAQLVDVRTAIYTDPVPLHEGARRYYRSVKP
- a CDS encoding HAMP domain-containing sensor histidine kinase → MRTRLLPLLIVLMAAVLLALGVPLAIGVASAQQQKVVVDRIDDTAHFAALAQFVTDASDERLETLESELTSYYRVYGIRVGVFYDGDVPMATAPRGWFLPRTGEVRDAFGEALLSRRSQDPKQVWPWQRGRLVVASPVIRDGDVIAVVVTDSPTGPMRSRILQGWLVIFAGELAAMLLAVGAALRLTGWVLRPVRVLDATTHDIATGRLKSRVAVAGGPPELRRLARSFNEMVDNVEDVLEQQRAFVADASHQLRNPLAALLLRIELLAFELPKGNAEIASVQTEGKRLAQVLDGLLDLALAEHTEADLRITDIGELAAERVAAWTPTAEAKGVRLVGSCPPTTAWADSVTLSSALDAVIDNALKFTPQDETVEVTVAADGDTSTIVVADRGPGLTDEELARVGDRFWRSGQHQNVKGSGLGLSISRALLAAGGGAISYGHHEPHGLVVTVSVPRSRPTA
- a CDS encoding response regulator transcription factor, producing MRLLLVEDDNHVAAALSAVLARHGFDVTHARSGEEALQALVPESDGFGVVLLDLGLPDQDGYEVCGKIRKRTSTPVIMVTARSDVRSRIHGLNLGADDYVVKPYDTGELLARIHAVSRRTAHEDAPGGGDTGLVLGAVRIELPTRQVTVDGTVVQLTRKEFDLLALLAQRPGVVFRREQIISEVWRTSWEGTGRTLEVHVASLRAKLRMPALIETVRGVGYRLVAPGV
- a CDS encoding amino acid ABC transporter ATP-binding protein; the protein is MTEVSVAKEDVAATGELVVLKSVNKHFGALHVLQDIDLTIARGEVVVVIGPSGSGKSTLCRTINRLETIDTGSIAIDGKPLPQEGKELARLRADVGMVFQSFNLFAHKTVLENVMLGQIKVRKADKKQAEEKARALLDRVGVATQADKYPAQLSGGQQQRVAIARALAMDPKVMLFDEPTSALDPEMINEVLEVMQQLARDGMTMIVVTHEMGFARSAANRVVFMADGRIVEEAAPDQFFSNPRSDRAKDFLSKILHH
- a CDS encoding glutamate ABC transporter substrate-binding protein produces the protein MKLRKVTAASAAVLALALSATACGGDSKDEGSGSGSGGGGKIKIGIKYDQPGLGLKEPDGSFSGFDVDVATYVAKQLGYKPDQIEFVETKSADRENALARGDVKIIAATYSINDERKKKVDFAGPYLLAHQDLLVKKDSKISQATDLNGEKLCSVTGSTSAQNVHDDFAPKAQLKQYGGYSECIAGLQSGAVDAVTTDDSILAGFAAQDKYKGQFKLAGLKLSNENYGIGVKKGDTATLNKVNAALEKMVSDGSWQKAVDKNFGPAGYKNEPAPKVGVIVK
- a CDS encoding amino acid ABC transporter permease, with product MFDFLEGYDVLGAFWMTVKLTALSAVGSLIWGTVLAAMRVSPVPLMRGFGTAYVNIVRNIPLTVIIVFTSLGLADIFGVTMGAADNFDVQGFRLAVLGFIVYTAAFVCEAIRSGINTVPLGQAEAARAIGLNFSQTLRLIVLPQAFRAVINPLANVLIALTKNTTVAAAIGVAEAALLMKKMIENEAQTLAIGAVFALGFVVLTLPTGLLLGWLAKRLAVKR
- a CDS encoding amino acid ABC transporter permease, with the protein product MSSVLYDTPGPRAKRRNVLLSVVFTLLLALLLWWVWQKMDDKNQLEWNLWEPFTTGEAWTTYLLPGLGNTLKAAAISMVIALPLGAVFGIARMSDHAWVRGVAGTVVEFFRAIPVLLLMLFANEFYVRSSDISSEQRPLYAVVTGLVLYNASVLAEIVRAGILSLPRGQTEAAYAVGLRKGQTMTSILLPQAVTAMLPAIVSQLVVIVKDTALGGVMLSFPELLNSRSTLAANYANVIPSFIVVGIIFIVLNFLLTSFASWLEQRLRRSKKSTGAVLGEDTVEVNPAAVRGTYGTGENTGGGGF